The Oncorhynchus mykiss isolate Arlee chromosome 8, USDA_OmykA_1.1, whole genome shotgun sequence genome includes the window tacaaatatgtagaacaaacatgcgtctgacatgtagaataataAATCGCGTCGGCTCGATTCATGGTATTGCTATCTGTAACATTAGAAAACGTTTGGCAACTGAACGTGGCCCTGCTGGGACTAAACGGCTGAACAAGTTTGTCCATGGAACTCACCTGCGTCATTGACTGCGTTCCTCATCTCAAAGCTGCTGATGGTGCTTGATTTGTCCTTGTCATACTTCTTGAAGATCAGCTGCACACAGTGAACACATAACGGTCAATCTCAATGAATTTCAATATTGGGCTGAAAATTATCTGTTGATGATCACTGTGAATCCATCTCTCTCAAAATCCAGCTggcattctgccttctccctacagcTATTACCTTTGCCCACAACTACCTCATGTGAACTACAATCCCCACGCTGTGTTTTAATGTTTAATAAGCATTGCTTACGATATGGTTTTCAACACATATGGCCCTTATCTTTCATCATCAAGAAAGAATCCTTCAAATAAAAAAGATTCACTTCCCGTAGCAGTTAAAGATCCATACAGGTATAGAGCCttcatcctactaaactacactgtagcagttacagatccatacaggtaTAGAGCCTTCATCCTACTAAaccacactgtagcagttacagatccatacaggtaTAGAGCCttcatcctactaaactacactgtagcagttacagatccatacaggtaTAGAGCCttcatcctactaaactacactgtagcagttacagatccatacaggtatagagcctccatcctactaaactacactgtaaaagttacagatccatacagctatagatcctccatcctactaaattgcactgtagcagttacagatccatacagctatagagccttcatcctactaaactacactgtagcagttacagatccatacagctatagagcctccatcctactaaactacactgtagcagttacagatccattcAACTatagagcctccatcctactaaactacactgtagcagttacagatccatacaacTATAGAGCCttcatcctactaaactacactgtagcagttacagatccatacagctatagagccttcatcctactaaactacactgtagcagttacagatccatacagctatagagcctccatcctactaaactacactgtagcagttagagatccatacagctatagagccttcatcctactaaactacactgtagcagttacagatccatacagctatagagccttcatcctactaaactacactgtagcagtaacaGATCCATTCAACTATAGAGCCttcatcctactaaactacactgtagcagttacagatccatacagctatagagccttcatcctactaaactacactgtagcagttacagatccatacagctagaGAGCCttcatcctactaaactacactgtagcagttacagatagGTTAAGATAAGGTAGTTAAGCAAAGATCCATACAGCTATACAGTAGGCGCCTCTATCTGACGAAATTACACTTCCGCTACTCTTCCTGAGTTACACTTACGCACAGGTGTTCGtagcatgctagatagctaattcgcacaggtgttcggagcatgctagatagctaattcgCACAGGTGGTCACCTCTTGTCTTCCGTCTGTTTTCtgtaaacaagcgctgtaacatggagatatggccatGTGGGAACACTAATCCTATCAAGGTGGGTTTCAATTTAAcactttttaatattttttatattatttctCGCTGACATGAAAGAtgtccttatgcttccaaaaccgtaCTGCAAGTGATGcatgttaatgttcagaccgagcatcggggctcttaacaaaaaaaatgcaGAAGACTCCTTCATCCTAACTTCCATTTAAGTCAACATTTCACTTAGTAGTGATGGCAACGGGAGACTAAGGGTAAATGCGATTTAAGGGGAAGTTTTCCCCTAAACCATCAGGCTCTGGAGAGTTATGGACAGGAGGATCCTACCTGCCAGGCTTTGATCTTACTCCACAGGTGTTTGAACTCCTGCAGGTTCAGTTTTCCTGTGCCGTCCGTCTGAGAAGTAGTTAAGGAAGAAACACCAGCCAATATTTTACCGTGTGAagtagtggaggctggtgggaggagctataggaggatgggctcattgtattgacgggaatggaattaatggagcaGAGACCATTTATGTGGTTTCCATGTTTGATGTGTATGATAccttccattaattccattccagctattacaatgagcctgtcctcctatagctcctcccaccagcctcctctggtgtgaaGAACTGCATTTCATTAGAAACGTTCAAATAGAGTTCCAGTATTAATCATATGGGAGGATACATCCATCAAAGCGATCATGCTCCGGCAACTCTCTAAGCTGAAGCCGTCCGTCTTCATGTCATTATCTGTGGAGAAAAATATCATTTGGAAGACAAGTGCATACTACAGAGTGGACACTACGTAACAAGTGTACAAAAAGGACATGACAGGTggacatcacaggaggttggtggcaccttaattgagggAGGACagactcgtggtaatggctggagcggaataggtggaatcgTATAAAATatgtcaaacacatggtttccatggtttccctgtctttgatgccattccattcgctccattccagccattattatgagccgtcctcccctcagcagcctccactgatggacATAGTGGGCACAAGGGAAGAGGGAGGGTCTGGCATTAAAAATGAGGGATCATGACAGCACTCACGTTTTTCCAGTACCCTTTTCATGACCACCTTGAGCTCGTTGGCACAGATCTGCATGTCCTAGAGAGGGAACATATCTCCTTTGAGCTGTGTGCATGTAGACCCCTCAGTATAACCTATCCTTATCGCCCCCTCGGGTGTCACACCATCACTCACCTCCCCAGCAATCTGCTGGTAAATGGCCCTGAACATTTTGTGTTCTCCGCTCTCCTCATCCGGTTGCTGTGGTTTTGGCTGATTGGGAAAGTGAAAGAAAGAAACATTTAGAGAAGATCGATGGAAGTGAAGGCATGATGTTATCAGGTTTCAGGCTGGTTTAAAAAGTGGTATATCCCAACATGCACTACACAAAGCCATGCTAATTTTGATTGAATTGTGGACATCCATAGACAAATGGCAAAAGTAAAATCTGCCCTAAATGTCTATCATTTGTTTATTCATTACCCCTTTCCACCAGAGGAGGATCCATGGTAACCAAACAATGGCAGATATCAATATGTAAATACACAGTTCTGAAAACAGGTGCATTGTTACTGGAGATAGGTTGACCTTTTAGAGCTGATTGTGGATCAGTGGGGGTGTCCGGAAGTCTCTCCCTGGTCAGGACAGGAGATGCTATGTGGCCTGGGGTAGATTTGGTTTCAGCCCTGTCACTGACCCCGTATTTTAGTAGGTCAGAGGTTACACTGGGCTAATGGCTACATTGgcaaaatggtgtaaaatacctACAGGTGGAATTGTGTCAAGTGCAACTTCACTGGCATGGTTTGGGTGCGTGcacacgcataaacacacacctacacacatatacattcttgctacacacacatcacaactgatgCTACTAGACTCTTATTATTATGCAAATTCCAGCCcaatttaaacacttgcccccCAATCCCCTCCCTATCTTGACAAACACCTTGACAAACACATGCCTTCACAATAGGTTTCACCACAAACACCcctcctctctgcccccctcctctctcaaagGAGAATACCCCTcccctctgcccctctcctctctcaaagGAGAATACCCCTCCCCTCTGCCCCCCTCCTCTTTCAAAGGAGAATACCCCTCCcctctgcccccctcctctctcaaagGAGAATACCCCTcccctctgcccctctcctctctcaaagGAGAATACCCCTcccctctgcccctctcctctctcaaagGAGAATACCCCTcccctctgcccctctcctctctcaaagGAGAACAACcctcctctctgcccccctcctctctcaaagGAGAATACCCCTCCcctctgcccccctcctctctcaaagGAGAACAACCCTCCcctctgcccccctcctctctcaaagGAGAACACCCCTCCcctctgcccccctcctctctcaaagGAGAAAAACCTTGactttctctttcttctccttctgaACCTCGATGTCATCTTGCTCAATCTCCTTGTTGGCCTTCGCTCTGTCTGATACAAACACGATGGGCTGGGGGTTGGGTGgatggtgggggtggggtgggggtggggtggtaATGGTTGGGTGGATGGTAGTGGTGGGGTGGACGGTGGTGTTTTGGGGGGTGGTAATGTGGGAGAAGGGGTAGACGTGGTGGTGGGTGGGGGTAGTTGAAGTGACACACAGTGGTTAAAGATGattggtggtagaggtggacatGTGGCACAGGGGTTAGAGATGattggtggtagaggtggacgtGTGACACAGGGGTTAGAGATGattggtggtagaggtggacatGTGACACAGGGGTTAGAGATGATTGGTGGTATAGTTGGACGTGTGACACAGGGGTTAGATGattggtggtagaggtggacatGTGACACAGGGGTTAGAGATGATTGGTGGTAGAGTTGGACGTGTGACACAGGGGTTAGATGattggtggtagaggtggacatGTGACACAGGGGTTAGAGATGattggtggtagaggtggacatGTGACACAGGGGTTAGAGATGattggtggtagaggtggacgtGACACAGGGGTTAGAGATGATTGGTGGTAGAGGTAGACATGTGACACAGGGGTTAGAGATGattggtggtagaggtggacatGTGACACAGGGGTTAGAGATGattggtggtagaggtggacatGTGACACAGGGGTTAGAGATGattggtggtagaggtggacatGTGGCACAGGGGTTAGAGATGattggtggtagaggtggacgtGTGACACAGGGGTTAGAGATGattggtggtagaggtggacatGTGACACAGGGGTTAGAGATGattggtggtagaggtggacatGTGACACAGGGGTTAGAGATGATTGGTGGTAGAGGTAGACATGTGACACAGGGGTTAGAGATGattggtggtagaggtggacatGTGACACAGGGGTTAGAGATGattggtggtagaggtggacatGTGACACAGGGGTTAGAGATGattggtggtagaggtggacgtGACACAGGGGTTAGAGATGATTGGTGGTAGAGGTAGACATGTGACACAGGGGTTAGAGATGattggtggtagaggtggacatGTGACACAGGGGTTAGAGATGATTGGTGGTAGAGGGGAAAGACACAGAATAGAAGAAGAAAATGACAGTAAACTCACTGGACGTAGAACAACATTTCCATTAGCCTGGATCCctttctgtttgtgctgtatagccaactcctGTGTTTGGTATAGTAATGGCCATAGGAGTTGGGCTTCACAGCTCGAAGAGATCAGGGGCCACCGGGCTAATGTTCAATTGGCTTCAAGTCTACATGTGAAATGACACTGGTCGCAATGGTAATTTATTTAA containing:
- the capn3b gene encoding calpain-3b isoform X3, which produces MFRAIYQQIAGEDMQICANELKVVMKRVLEKHNDMKTDGFSLESCRSMIALMDTDGTGKLNLQEFKHLWSKIKAWQLIFKKYDKDKSSTISSFEMRNAVNDAGFRLNNQLYDIITMRYADEHLNIDFDSFICCFVRLEGMFRTFHAFDKNGDGTIKLNVLEWLQLTMYA